In Allocoprobacillus halotolerans, a genomic segment contains:
- a CDS encoding DUF2589 domain-containing protein — protein MAIGSQFTGLDMKELIGGPLSAAADASVQLAQSTAEFINEVGFDEQKKVRNVQFGYTKKNENPDGTISNDDMNVNVPLLAIVPIPNLQIDEVNILFDMEVKESQKSESSKDYGGSFTGTANFGIFKATVSGSVSAHESNTRSSDNSAKYHVDVRATNHGTPEGLSAF, from the coding sequence ATGGCAATAGGAAGTCAATTTACAGGTTTAGATATGAAAGAATTAATTGGTGGCCCATTAAGTGCTGCAGCTGACGCAAGTGTACAACTTGCTCAAAGTACAGCTGAGTTCATTAATGAGGTTGGATTTGATGAACAAAAGAAAGTCAGAAATGTTCAATTTGGTTATACAAAAAAGAATGAGAATCCAGATGGAACAATCAGTAATGATGATATGAATGTGAATGTTCCATTACTTGCGATTGTTCCTATTCCTAACTTACAAATTGATGAAGTAAACATCTTGTTTGATATGGAAGTCAAAGAGAGTCAAAAGAGTGAATCATCTAAAGATTATGGTGGAAGTTTTACAGGAACAGCTAATTTTGGAATATTTAAAGCAACTGTTTCAGGTAGTGTTTCTGCTCATGAATCTAATACAAGAAGCAGTGACAATTCTGCAAAATATCATGTTGATGTGCGAGCAACCAATCATGGTACTCCAGAAGGATTATCCGCGTTTTAG
- a CDS encoding DUF2589 domain-containing protein yields the protein MTLGKSIVDYIQTSGTPTTIYNEKVTVLENINLGYQQVKQGDNHTQVIEDMALQIPLLSIMPISNLQIKKAKVDFNAEVRGVEDENHNIYYQARVCAPESRSTDYLSKIHFEIEVESSEMSEGMARCMDVLNLHQIPKKIDTRPTDATGNVLDAKRQESFEKKNQLMKEINDTHLAIKKLEDFIHNQIIQFDSALKNIEELKDNNYESFITNNRQKDIKQLLQKEKTNENLLTIQTLYQDIQNNVVQKEQLQQQAKQLEQELLNIDIQKVLNT from the coding sequence GTGACACTTGGCAAATCCATTGTAGATTATATTCAAACATCTGGAACACCAACGACAATTTATAATGAAAAAGTGACTGTGCTTGAAAACATTAATCTTGGATATCAGCAAGTCAAACAGGGAGATAATCATACACAAGTCATAGAAGACATGGCTTTGCAGATTCCACTATTATCAATCATGCCAATTTCTAATTTACAAATAAAAAAAGCAAAAGTGGATTTTAATGCAGAAGTGCGTGGCGTTGAGGATGAAAATCATAATATCTATTATCAGGCCAGAGTCTGTGCTCCAGAAAGTCGATCTACAGATTATCTATCTAAAATTCATTTTGAAATTGAGGTAGAATCTTCTGAAATGAGTGAGGGTATGGCAAGATGTATGGATGTTTTGAATTTACATCAAATTCCTAAAAAGATAGATACACGTCCAACTGATGCGACAGGAAATGTTTTGGATGCAAAAAGACAAGAAAGTTTTGAAAAGAAAAATCAATTAATGAAAGAAATTAATGATACACATCTTGCTATTAAAAAATTAGAAGATTTTATACATAATCAAATTATTCAATTTGATTCAGCTTTAAAAAATATTGAAGAATTAAAAGATAACAATTATGAAAGTTTTATAACAAACAATAGACAAAAAGATATTAAACAATTACTTCAAAAAGAGAAAACAAATGAAAATCTTTTAACAATTCAAACTCTTTATCAAGATATTCAAAACAATGTTGTACAAAAAGAACAACTTCAACAGCAAGCAAAACAATTAGAACAAGAGCTTCTCAATATAGATATCCAAAAAGTATTAAATACATGA